One window from the genome of Moraxella nasibovis encodes:
- a CDS encoding homoserine kinase yields MSVYTHLSDDEFFAFCGLYGVPFKKATPITQGIKNSNWFISTDSDADDDFSYVFTLYEERVPADIIKMATVMHALKDKLPIASPLIKKTAKGQNIGEDCVMRYENKAILVVPKLAGSHPSATDEPMCFEMGCALAILHQTLQTLQPAEEYGVPLYDWARVKERETGFMPADEAKLMNDIWDAYAKLPTDLPKGLCHLDMFTDNTLWDFSGDMPRLTGLLDFTEVSVEHYVMDIAITINDFCTTWGNASDGESVNFNTDKMNAFIKGYESIRPLTLDEKNALPVMLAYSATIFWLLRLNVIHYNREQGRTGDDIMVKNPDLMKRLASLHWGRV; encoded by the coding sequence ATGTCCGTCTATACTCACTTATCTGATGATGAATTTTTTGCGTTTTGTGGTCTTTATGGCGTACCCTTCAAAAAAGCCACGCCCATCACGCAAGGCATCAAAAATTCCAACTGGTTTATCAGCACAGACAGTGATGCGGACGATGATTTTAGCTATGTATTTACGCTGTATGAGGAGCGTGTGCCTGCCGACATTATCAAGATGGCAACCGTCATGCACGCCCTAAAAGACAAGCTCCCCATCGCCTCGCCACTCATCAAAAAAACCGCCAAAGGGCAAAATATCGGCGAAGATTGTGTCATGCGTTATGAAAACAAAGCAATCCTAGTCGTACCAAAGCTGGCAGGCTCGCACCCAAGTGCCACCGATGAGCCGATGTGTTTTGAGATGGGGTGTGCATTGGCGATTTTGCACCAAACTTTGCAAACCTTACAGCCTGCCGAAGAATACGGCGTGCCACTGTATGACTGGGCAAGGGTCAAAGAGCGTGAGACGGGCTTTATGCCTGCTGACGAAGCAAAGCTTATGAACGACATTTGGGACGCTTATGCCAAATTGCCGACCGATTTGCCAAAGGGGCTGTGTCATTTGGACATGTTTACCGACAACACGCTTTGGGATTTTTCAGGCGATATGCCACGCCTGACGGGGCTACTTGACTTTACCGAAGTGTCGGTGGAGCATTATGTGATGGACATTGCCATTACCATCAATGACTTTTGTACTACTTGGGGTAACGCCAGCGATGGCGAGAGCGTGAATTTTAATACTGATAAAATGAATGCCTTTATCAAAGGTTATGAAAGTATCCGCCCCTTAACGCTTGATGAAAAAAACGCTTTGCCAGTCATGTTGGCGTATAGTGCGACCATTTTTTGGCTACTGCGTCTTAATGTTATTCATTATAACCGTGAGCAAGGTCGCACAGGCGATGACATTATGGTGAAAAACCCTGATTTGATGAAACGACTGGCGAGTTTGCATTGGGGGAGGGTGTGA
- a CDS encoding class II glutamine amidotransferase: MCQLLGMNCNTPTDIGFSFTGFRQRGGATDHHEDGFGIAFFEKSDSGRMGLRQFHDNQPSHLSPVADLINQYPIKAMNVIAHIRRATTGEKNNLANIHPFVREVWGEQWAFAHNGQMTDSFMRRTQRLSANGNAEHYAPVGTTDSELAFCYLLNRLKATFKTRPSDEALFAFLTAQCRYLSANGLFNCLISNGDWQLAYAGSLLFYLTRQAPFGEAKLSDGEMSVNFNDVTTAKDKVTVIVTIPLTTNEKWQQIAVDECLVFKDGAVVFQDTPSKKTYMSIEDGIALARSVGASI; the protein is encoded by the coding sequence ATGTGCCAGCTATTAGGAATGAACTGCAACACACCCACCGACATTGGGTTTAGTTTTACGGGCTTTCGTCAGCGGGGTGGGGCGACTGACCACCACGAGGACGGCTTTGGCATTGCTTTTTTTGAAAAAAGCGACTCGGGGCGAATGGGGCTGCGTCAGTTTCATGACAACCAGCCCAGTCACCTATCCCCTGTGGCAGATTTGATTAACCAATACCCCATCAAAGCCATGAATGTCATCGCTCACATCAGACGAGCCACCACTGGCGAGAAAAACAACCTTGCCAATATCCACCCCTTTGTGCGTGAGGTCTGGGGCGAGCAGTGGGCATTTGCGCACAATGGGCAGATGACCGACAGCTTTATGCGCCGTACCCAGAGGCTTTCTGCCAATGGCAATGCCGAGCACTATGCCCCCGTGGGGACGACTGACAGCGAGCTTGCGTTTTGCTATCTGTTAAACCGCTTAAAAGCCACTTTCAAGACTCGCCCGTCTGATGAGGCTTTGTTTGCGTTTTTGACAGCGCAGTGCCGCTATCTGTCCGCCAATGGATTGTTCAACTGCTTGATTTCTAACGGCGATTGGCAGCTGGCTTATGCAGGCAGTTTGCTGTTTTATCTGACTCGCCAAGCGCCATTTGGTGAGGCAAAGCTGTCGGATGGCGAGATGAGCGTGAACTTTAATGATGTCACCACCGCCAAGGACAAAGTGACGGTGATCGTCACCATACCGCTCACCACCAATGAAAAATGGCAACAAATCGCCGTGGACGAATGCTTGGTGTTCAAAGACGGTGCGGTGGTGTTCCAAGACACGCCAAGCAAAAAAACCTACATGAGCATCGAGGACGGCATCGCCTTGGCACGCAGTGTGGGGGCGAGTATTTAG
- a CDS encoding amino acid ABC transporter ATP-binding protein, with the protein MIKIRDVSKWYGNFQVLTDCTAHIHKGDVVVVCGPSGSGKSTLIKTVNGLEPFQKGTITVGDTSVGDKSTNLAKLRSRVGMVFQHFELFPHLSIKDNLTIAQVKVLGRSESEATAKGLAYLDRVGLSAHANKYPAELSGGQQQRVAIARALSMDPVAMLFDEPTSALDPEMIQEVLDVMVSLARDGMTMMCVTHEMGFARQVANRIIFMDEGNIVENCSRDEFFGGARSDRAQSFLSKILNH; encoded by the coding sequence ATGATTAAGATTCGTGATGTGTCAAAATGGTATGGCAATTTTCAAGTATTGACCGACTGCACTGCCCACATTCACAAGGGTGATGTGGTGGTGGTCTGCGGACCGTCAGGCTCAGGCAAATCGACCTTGATTAAGACGGTCAATGGGCTTGAACCATTCCAAAAAGGCACGATCACCGTAGGCGACACTTCGGTGGGCGACAAGTCCACTAACCTTGCCAAGCTCAGAAGTCGCGTGGGCATGGTGTTTCAGCATTTTGAGCTGTTTCCGCATTTGTCCATCAAGGACAATCTTACCATCGCTCAGGTGAAGGTATTGGGGCGCTCAGAAAGTGAGGCGACCGCCAAAGGCTTGGCGTATCTTGACCGTGTGGGGCTGTCTGCTCACGCCAATAAATACCCCGCCGAGCTGTCGGGTGGGCAACAACAACGAGTGGCGATCGCTCGTGCTTTATCGATGGATCCTGTCGCCATGTTGTTTGATGAGCCGACATCAGCGCTCGACCCTGAGATGATTCAAGAGGTCTTGGATGTCATGGTGAGCCTTGCTCGTGATGGCATGACCATGATGTGCGTGACGCATGAGATGGGCTTTGCACGCCAAGTGGCAAATCGCATCATCTTTATGGATGAGGGCAACATCGTAGAAAATTGTAGCCGTGATGAGTTTTTTGGTGGTGCAAGAAGTGATAGAGCGCAATCTTTTTTATCAAAAATTCTCAATCACTGA
- a CDS encoding amino acid ABC transporter permease, with protein MNYNWNWGVLFQSTGIGNELYWHWLLKGFGWLLVIGSTAWIIALVIGSVLGVMKTLPNKAARTIATMYVGFFRNVPLLVQLFFWFYVAPTLLTESLRNWWFTSLSFNTSAVISASIGLGLFTAARIIEQVRTGIESLPKGQANAGYALGFSTAQVYRHVLLPQAFRVILPPMSSELTNCFKNASVASLVGVAELISQTKTISEYTQNNFEVYTFATIIYLIFNMTLIFGMTWLEKKVRIKGQIGGAV; from the coding sequence ATGAATTATAATTGGAATTGGGGCGTGTTGTTTCAGTCCACAGGGATTGGCAATGAGCTGTATTGGCATTGGCTGTTGAAAGGGTTTGGCTGGCTTTTGGTCATTGGCTCGACAGCATGGATCATCGCCTTGGTCATTGGCAGTGTGCTTGGTGTGATGAAAACCCTGCCCAACAAAGCCGCACGCACCATCGCCACCATGTATGTGGGCTTTTTTAGAAATGTGCCACTCTTGGTGCAGCTGTTTTTTTGGTTTTATGTGGCGCCGACCTTATTGACCGAGTCGCTGCGCAACTGGTGGTTCACTTCGTTGTCATTCAACACTTCGGCGGTCATCTCAGCCAGCATCGGTTTGGGGCTGTTTACCGCCGCACGCATCATCGAGCAGGTGCGCACAGGCATCGAATCTTTGCCAAAAGGGCAGGCGAACGCAGGCTATGCGCTTGGGTTTAGCACCGCTCAGGTATACCGTCATGTGCTATTGCCACAGGCGTTTCGAGTGATCTTGCCGCCCATGTCATCTGAGCTGACCAACTGCTTTAAAAATGCGTCTGTCGCTTCACTGGTGGGTGTGGCGGAGCTGATCAGCCAGACCAAGACCATCAGCGAATACACGCAAAACAACTTTGAGGTCTATACCTTCGCCACCATCATTTATCTCATCTTTAATATGACGCTCATCTTTGGCATGACTTGGCTTGAAAAGAAAGTGCGCATTAAAGGGCAGATTGGAGGTGCGGTATGA
- a CDS encoding Abi family protein: MSKTWLDFQDQLDLLKQRGLVVGDELTAIHHLQRIGYYRLAGYAYSFRQIIPNNTPPKRRDTFIQGSHFDDIIQLYQFDKRLRLLAFEAIEQIEMAIRTDIAYTLGKRHVNAHEKSECLDAGFCNRFGKRQGKKDLYSQKSDHHAWLDKYDSLVNRAKKQAFVKHNLDTYGCLPIWVACEILDFGALSRLYGGLKYQDRQSIAKKYKTTPDLLSQWLRSLNFIRNIVAHHGRLWNVNMIDRSNISASFPNTSVRQLDNQKPFAYFYLMAHLVEIISPQSDWKVRLIQHLNHFPVPRNSAVSLQDFGYLSAFKKYGW, from the coding sequence GTGTCAAAGACTTGGCTTGATTTTCAAGATCAGCTGGATTTATTAAAACAGCGTGGATTGGTGGTCGGTGATGAACTAACTGCCATTCATCATTTGCAACGCATTGGCTATTATCGTTTGGCGGGTTATGCTTATTCGTTTCGCCAAATCATCCCTAATAACACACCACCAAAACGCAGAGATACTTTTATTCAAGGCAGTCATTTTGATGATATTATTCAGCTTTATCAATTTGACAAGCGATTGAGATTGCTTGCTTTTGAAGCTATAGAGCAAATTGAAATGGCAATTCGTACTGATATTGCTTATACGCTTGGCAAACGACATGTCAATGCTCATGAGAAAAGCGAATGTTTGGATGCTGGCTTTTGCAATCGTTTTGGTAAGAGGCAGGGCAAGAAAGATTTGTATAGCCAGAAATCTGACCATCATGCTTGGCTGGATAAGTATGACAGCTTGGTTAATCGTGCCAAAAAACAGGCGTTTGTTAAGCATAATCTTGACACTTATGGTTGCTTACCAATTTGGGTGGCGTGTGAGATTTTGGATTTTGGGGCATTATCACGACTGTATGGCGGATTGAAATATCAAGATCGCCAAAGTATTGCCAAAAAATACAAAACAACACCCGACCTGTTATCACAATGGCTAAGAAGCCTGAATTTTATTAGGAATATCGTTGCTCATCATGGTAGGCTCTGGAATGTCAATATGATTGACCGTAGCAATATATCCGCCAGCTTTCCTAATACTTCGGTGCGACAATTGGACAACCAAAAACCTTTTGCTTACTTTTATTTGATGGCTCATTTGGTTGAAATTATCAGTCCGCAGTCAGATTGGAAAGTTCGGTTAATTCAACATTTGAACCATTTTCCAGTACCCAGAAACAGTGCGGTCAGTCTGCAAGATTTTGGTTATTTGTCAGCCTTTAAGAAATATGGTTGGTAA
- a CDS encoding ABC transporter permease subunit (The N-terminal region of this protein, as described by TIGR01726, is a three transmembrane segment that identifies a subfamily of ABC transporter permease subunits, which specificities that include histidine, arginine, glutamine, glutamate, L-cystine (sic), the opines (in Agrobacterium) octopine and nopaline, etc.): MNELQLAMPALMAGFWVTLKVLVLAIIGGLAIGTVLALMRLSGKKWLSVPAALYVNYFRSVPLLLVLLWFYFAVPMMYNWITGKFFTLDTAFTSCVVAFMVFEAAYFSEIVRAGIQSIGRGQVSAAYALGMTYKQTMQLIILPQAFRKMLPLVLQQCIILFQDTTLVFAIGLVDFFRASYVRGDLMGYLTPYILGAGAVYFVISLTASTGVNMLKKRLRF; the protein is encoded by the coding sequence ATGAATGAATTACAGCTTGCCATGCCTGCCTTGATGGCGGGGTTTTGGGTGACCTTAAAGGTGCTGGTGCTTGCCATCATCGGTGGTCTTGCCATCGGTACGGTGCTGGCGCTGATGAGGCTGTCAGGTAAAAAGTGGCTGTCTGTGCCAGCGGCATTGTATGTCAATTATTTTCGCTCGGTGCCGCTGCTTTTGGTGCTTTTGTGGTTTTATTTTGCTGTGCCGATGATGTACAACTGGATCACGGGCAAATTTTTCACGCTCGACACCGCCTTCACTTCTTGTGTGGTGGCGTTCATGGTGTTTGAGGCAGCCTATTTTTCAGAAATCGTGCGAGCGGGCATTCAGTCGATTGGGCGTGGACAGGTCTCGGCAGCCTATGCGCTGGGCATGACTTATAAGCAGACCATGCAGCTCATCATCTTGCCGCAAGCCTTTCGCAAGATGCTGCCACTTGTATTGCAACAATGTATCATCTTATTCCAAGACACGACGCTTGTCTTTGCCATTGGTCTGGTGGACTTTTTTCGTGCCAGCTATGTGCGAGGCGATCTGATGGGCTATCTTACGCCTTATATTTTGGGCGCAGGTGCGGTGTATTTTGTGATCAGTTTGACAGCGTCCACTGGCGTGAACATGCTTAAAAAGCGACTAAGATTTTAA